GCCTCATATTTGCCAGAATTCCCTCCTCGCACAAAACATTTTTGATTCGCTCGCCCTGTGCTCTATTTGTTGCAATATATATAACTGTCCACATATAAGCCTCCCGATGTCACACATTATATTTATCCATACTTCCCTAGTTCGCACATTCTTTATTTAGTGCATTTTCTCCACCTAGCAACGTATTCCTGCTACAAAACTTCAGTTTCCAAAAAATCAGCGGCATTTTCGTTCCAGGCCCCATTAATCCATATGTTAGCTTAAAGTAAGAGCGCCTGCGCCAAGCAACTCTTCTACTTCGCGGATCGCAACTTCGGTCGGCTTCAGCCAAAAGCGACTGTCCGCCTTAATGATTTTCCGACTTCCCAGCAAATGCAAATAAACTACCGTTTCGCCGACATGGCTTTGTAAAATATTCTTTAATCGGTTCATTGTTTCCGGCGCCTCATGCTCCGCTTTAATCTTAATTCTAATCTCACTTCCTGAATCGGTCAGTTCACGAATTTCGTCCGCTAAGACTTTACATCCTTCATCGTTGGCATTCACTTTTCCCTTAACCTGAATCACTGCATCAGGCGTCAAAAAATGATTGCAGCGTTCAAATATTCGTGGAAAAACAACCACTTCAATCGGTCCAGTAAAATCTTCCAATGTAAGAAAACACATCATGCTGCCATTTTTCGTAGATATCCGTTTGGCCGTCACAATAATGCCCGCTAACTTGACTTCACGGCCGTCCCAATCCTCTTCGCTGACCAGTTCGCCAATCGATTTGCACGCCGATAATTGCTCGCGATAAGCATCCAGTGGGTGTCCCGTCACATAAAATCCTGTCATTTCTTTTTCCCAGACCAAAAGTTGCTGTTGCGGACTTTCTTCCATATCCGGCAGATCCACCTCTGATATCTCTTTTAATGTTTCTTCGCCGAACAAACCAATTTGTCCGCTCTGTCGTTCACGATGCTGCCCCGCCGCAACATCGACAGCCCGTTCCATAATCGCCAGCAGTTGTGAACGTTTCGCACCAATCGAATCAAATGCGCCGCATTTAATTAAACTTTCCATGACTCGTTTATTGACTTGGCGCATATCGACTCGACTGCAAAAATCGACCAGCGAAGTGAATTTCCCATCTGCAAGGCGCGCCGTTACCAAGGTCTCGATTGCGCCATCACCGACGTTTTTTACGGCAGCCAACCCAAAACGGATCACGTCGTTATCAACGGTAAAGCTGCGTCGACTTGCATTGACGTCCGGCGGTAGAACAGCAATCCCCATCCGACGGCATTCATTAATATACCAGCCAACTTTATCATTGTCGCCCATGACGCTCGACATCAATGCCGCCATGAACTCCTGCGGATAATGCGCTTTTAAATATGCCGTCTGATACGCAACTAACGCATACGCCGCACTATGCGATTTATTAAAACCATAATCTGCAAAATGCGCCATCAGGTCAAAGATTTCTTTCGCCGTATCACCGCCGATTCCTTTCGCCGCAGCGCCGTTGATGAAGGTCGCGCGCTGCGCGTCCAGAACATCGTGTTTCTTCTTGCCCATAGCACGTCGCAGAAGATCAGCCTGGCCAAGCGAAAAGCCGGCCATGACGGATGCAATCTGCATAACCTGTTCCTGATACAAAATAACGCCGAACGTATCCTTCAAAATCGGTTCCAAGACTGGATGAATATACGTCACAGTCTTACGGCCATGTCGGCCATTAATAAAATCAGAAACCATGCCGCTGCCAAGTGGTCCGGGGCGATACAAAGCCACCAGCGGAATCAGGTCGGCAAACCGCTCCGGCTGAAGTTCCTTGACAAGATTCGTCATACCCGACGACTCCAACTGAAAGACACCAGCGGTTTCCCCTTTAGTCAACATTGCGCAGGCCCTTTCATCTTCCATCGGAATCGTATCTAAATCGATTTCGATGCCGCGGTTTTGGCGCACTAATTCGATGGCGTCACCAATAACTGTCAACGTTCGCAACCCCAGAAGATCCATCTTCAACAGACCAATCTCTTCGACCCGATCCTTATCATATTGTGTAGTTTGAAAGCCTTCCGCCGAATTCTGTAGCGGTACATAATGCGTCAGCGGATCCTTCGAAATCACTACACCAGCGGCATGCGTCGAAGCATGGCGCGGTAGCCCCTCCATCGCCATTGCGAAATCAATTAAACGTTTGACAGTTTCTTCATTTTGATAAGCCTGACGCAATTCATTATTGTTTTCCAACGCTTTTTTCAGCGTTATCCCCAGTTCATTGGGAATCATTTTTGCAATCCGATCCACTTCGCCATAGGATAGATTAAGCGCTCGGCCCACGTCTCGAATCGCCGCCTTCGCAGCCATCGTACCAAAGGTGATGATTTGCGCAACGCGATCTTCACCATAGCGTTCGACTACATACTCAATGACCTTTGCACGTCGTTCATAGCAAAAGTCAATATCAATATCCGGCATCGTTACCCGTTCCGGATTCAAAAACCTTTCAAACAGCAATCCATATTTCAACGGATCAATGTCCGTGATACGAAGCAAATATGCCACTATACTGCCAGCAGCCGACCCTCTGCCCGGCCCGACCGGTATTTTCTGCTGGCGGGCAAAATTGATAAAATCCCAGACAATAAGAAAATATCCGGAATAGCCCATTCGATAAATAACATCCAATTCAAAGCGAAGCCGTTCCCTGATTTCTTGACTGTCTGTCGCAAAACGCTTTTCAATCGCTTCTGTACACAGATGCGCCAGATATTCATCCGCAGTGAAAGACTCCGGCACAGGAAACTCCGGTAAATACAAATGCCCAAATTCAATTTCAACCTGGCAGCGCTCAGCAATTCGCAATGTGTTATCCAGCGCTTCAGGAACATTTTGAAAAAGTTGTTGCATTTCAGCCCGGCTTTTCAGATAAAATTCGCTGCTGGAGAATCGCATTCGGGCCGGATCGTCAACCGTCTTGCCCATTTGAATGCATAACAAAACATCATGGCTCTCACTGTCGCTTTTTTTTACATAATGAAGATCATTTGTCGCAACAAGGCCAATATTCAACTTCTTACTCATTTCGATTAAGATCCGGTTCACTTGACGCTGTTCTGGTATCCCATGATCTTGTAGTTCTAAATAAAAGTTATCTTGGCCAAAAATATCTCTATATTCCGATGCGAGTTTTTCCGCACCCGAAATATCACCTTTCAATATCAAGGCCGGAACTTCTCCAGCAATGCAGGCACTAAGACAGATCAATCCGCGGCTGTACTCGCGCAATAAATCGCGGTCAACGCGTGGTTTATAATAAAAGCCCTCTTTATTCGCGCGTGAAATCAATTCCAGTAAATTACGATAACCCGTTTGATTCTCCGCCAACAGTACTAAATGGTAGTAAGCATCGCCTTCCACCATGCTTCGTTCCGTGCGCGAGCGCGGCGCAACATAAACTTCACAGCCAATGATCGGTTTGATGCCATGTTTGCGCGCCTGTTTATAAAAATCAATCACGCCATACATAGAGCCATGATCGGTGATCGCCAATGCCGGCATGGCAAGTTCCTTGGCTCGTGCCAATAAATCACTGATCCGACTCGCTCCGTCTAAAAGACTATATTCTGTATGCACGTGCAAATGCACAAATTGTTCTTGCTGCTGACAATTCGACATGAATTTATGTTTCACTCGCCTTTCACTTTAACCATACTACATTTAAATAAACCATATTCTCTTAGTATACTACAGCGTCACTCTCTCCGCTTCAAGTTTTTCTTTCCTCCCCTCGCATTATTCGCTAAAACCTTGTATAATTTAACAACGTAAAACAACTTGCAAAGCAGGATTTCCCGCAGCGGAT
The sequence above is drawn from the Azotosporobacter soli genome and encodes:
- a CDS encoding DNA polymerase III subunit alpha, yielding MSNCQQQEQFVHLHVHTEYSLLDGASRISDLLARAKELAMPALAITDHGSMYGVIDFYKQARKHGIKPIIGCEVYVAPRSRTERSMVEGDAYYHLVLLAENQTGYRNLLELISRANKEGFYYKPRVDRDLLREYSRGLICLSACIAGEVPALILKGDISGAEKLASEYRDIFGQDNFYLELQDHGIPEQRQVNRILIEMSKKLNIGLVATNDLHYVKKSDSESHDVLLCIQMGKTVDDPARMRFSSSEFYLKSRAEMQQLFQNVPEALDNTLRIAERCQVEIEFGHLYLPEFPVPESFTADEYLAHLCTEAIEKRFATDSQEIRERLRFELDVIYRMGYSGYFLIVWDFINFARQQKIPVGPGRGSAAGSIVAYLLRITDIDPLKYGLLFERFLNPERVTMPDIDIDFCYERRAKVIEYVVERYGEDRVAQIITFGTMAAKAAIRDVGRALNLSYGEVDRIAKMIPNELGITLKKALENNNELRQAYQNEETVKRLIDFAMAMEGLPRHASTHAAGVVISKDPLTHYVPLQNSAEGFQTTQYDKDRVEEIGLLKMDLLGLRTLTVIGDAIELVRQNRGIEIDLDTIPMEDERACAMLTKGETAGVFQLESSGMTNLVKELQPERFADLIPLVALYRPGPLGSGMVSDFINGRHGRKTVTYIHPVLEPILKDTFGVILYQEQVMQIASVMAGFSLGQADLLRRAMGKKKHDVLDAQRATFINGAAAKGIGGDTAKEIFDLMAHFADYGFNKSHSAAYALVAYQTAYLKAHYPQEFMAALMSSVMGDNDKVGWYINECRRMGIAVLPPDVNASRRSFTVDNDVIRFGLAAVKNVGDGAIETLVTARLADGKFTSLVDFCSRVDMRQVNKRVMESLIKCGAFDSIGAKRSQLLAIMERAVDVAAGQHRERQSGQIGLFGEETLKEISEVDLPDMEESPQQQLLVWEKEMTGFYVTGHPLDAYREQLSACKSIGELVSEEDWDGREVKLAGIIVTAKRISTKNGSMMCFLTLEDFTGPIEVVVFPRIFERCNHFLTPDAVIQVKGKVNANDEGCKVLADEIRELTDSGSEIRIKIKAEHEAPETMNRLKNILQSHVGETVVYLHLLGSRKIIKADSRFWLKPTEVAIREVEELLGAGALTLS